A region from the Triticum urartu cultivar G1812 chromosome 1, Tu2.1, whole genome shotgun sequence genome encodes:
- the LOC125523492 gene encoding peroxidase 1-like, protein MSRERRPPLALALAVAAAVVGVLAAASPRAEAELQVGFYNATCPIAEGVVFAEMHAILHEDPTLAPSLLRMHYHDCFVQGCDGSIMLRSRRGTAERDATPNRSMRGYDAIERIKARLETLCPLTVSCADIIAMAARDAVYLSKGPWYGVETGRRDGNVTVAEYAENDLAPPDSNIVDVKTFFSVKSLTAKDIVVLFGSHSIGTSHCEAFRKRLYNFTGAMDQDPSLDAGYARQLRKLCPRRHGGRGRRTKVPMDPGSGFTFDLSYYRHVLATGGLFQSDGSLLHDAATRGYVERMANASSPDEYYQDFAAAMVKMGRTDVLLDSLGEVRATCGVFVD, encoded by the exons ATGTCCAGGGAGCGGCGGCCGCCGCTCGCCCTGGCcctggcggtggcggcggcggtggtgggcgTCCTGGCGGCTGCGTCGCCGCGGGCGGAGGCGGAGCTGCAGGTGGGGTTCTACAATGCGACGTGCCCGATCGCGGAGGGGGTGGTGTTCGCGGAGATGCACGCCATCCTGCACGAGGACCCCACGCTGGCGCCCTCGCTGCTCCGGATGCACTACCACGACTGCTTCGTCCAGGGCTGCGACGGCTCCATCATGCTCAGGTCCCGCCGGGGCACGGCGGAGCGGGACGCCACCCCGAACCGGAGCATGCGCGGCTACGACGCCATCGAGCGGATCAAGGCCAGGCTCGAGACGCTCTGCCCGCTCACCGTCTCCTGCGCCGACATCATCGCCATGGCCGCCAGGGACGCCGTCTACCTG AGCAAGGGGCCGTGGTACGGCGTGGAGACCGGGCGGCGGGACGGCAACGTGACGGTGGCCGAGTACGCGGAGAACGACCTGGCGCCGCCGGACTCCAACATCGTCGACGTCAAGACCTTCTTCAGCGTCAAGTCGCTCACCGCCAAGGACATCGTCGTCCTCTTCG GGAGCCACAGCATCGGGACCTCCCACTGCGAGGCGTTCCGGAAGCGGCTCTACAACTTCACGGGCGCCATGGACCAGGACCCGTCGCTGGACGCCGGGTACGCGAGGCAGCTGAGGAAGCTCTGCCCGCGCCGCCACGGCGGCCGGGGCAGGAGGACCAAGGTGCCCATGGACCCCGGCAGCGGCTTCACCTTCGACCTCAGCTACTACCGCCACGTGCTGGCCACGGGGGGCCTCTTCCAGTCCGACGGCAGCCTCCTCCACGACGCCGCCACCAGGGGCTACGTCGAGAGGATGGCCAACGCGTCGTCGCCGGACGAGTACTACCAGGACTTCGCGGCGGCCATGGTCAAGATGGGCCGCACCGACGTGCTCCTCGACAGCCTCGGCGAGGTCAGGGCCACCTGCGGCGTTTTTGTTGACTAG